Proteins encoded together in one Candidatus Xianfuyuplasma coldseepsis window:
- a CDS encoding class I SAM-dependent methyltransferase, producing MSNNDVATTNFCILCGQETHPLTDPQYPYSYHVCDHCQLIVKDPTCYPSLTQEEYRYQQHNNDESSDGYIAYMDTFIRNHIAPLRGIETILDFGSGPYPMLTNRLLLQGYHVEYYDPFFHDDPSYRNKTYDAIVLVEVLEHMHHPLDELKKLLPLLREGGYLIIRTRFRNMDEMGFCTWWYRRDETHVAFFNTTTFQYLTTIFPLHIIHNNYYDVVVFQKQ from the coding sequence ATGAGCAACAACGACGTCGCCACAACTAATTTCTGTATTCTTTGTGGGCAAGAAACACATCCGTTAACAGATCCGCAATACCCCTATTCCTATCATGTTTGTGATCATTGTCAATTGATTGTGAAAGATCCAACGTGTTATCCGTCACTGACACAAGAAGAGTATCGCTATCAACAACACAACAATGATGAGAGTAGCGACGGCTATATCGCCTACATGGATACGTTTATTCGCAATCATATTGCCCCATTACGTGGCATCGAAACCATTTTAGATTTTGGCTCTGGACCCTATCCAATGCTGACCAATCGATTGCTATTACAAGGGTATCATGTCGAGTACTACGACCCGTTCTTTCATGATGATCCCAGCTATCGCAACAAAACCTATGATGCGATTGTCCTCGTCGAAGTCTTAGAACATATGCACCATCCCCTGGACGAACTGAAGAAACTACTACCACTACTACGTGAAGGCGGGTATCTTATCATTCGAACCCGATTTCGGAATATGGATGAAATGGGATTTTGTACCTGGTGGTACCGTCGTGATGAAACCCATGTCGCGTTCTTTAACACGACAACCTTTCAATATCTAACAACCATATTTCCACTTCATATCATTCACAATAACTATTATGATGTGGTGGTGTTTCAAAAACAATAA
- a CDS encoding ATP-dependent nuclease, with amino-acid sequence MIEHIYIKNYKAFKRENIVVDKHTLLIGPYDSGKTTVLEALDLFFNNHLRHDFIRNTKEDIVIELLINDTRYRKVYAPPDYYIDYQKCIGNMYDINHIRYLHIGKTINNQKLLNDILTINLTTKLDPTMQARIFKVSDYIDGTLGNSNYKIFQTTSDYQMYFDEDISFTTEEYQRILSNITYQYLVIGIDNVEQHFDTESLKKINQYTYQTIYTTNDSAIVKTNDYYVSTLYKGNKNDDFDTVKKRLSSKQNKTYLLVEGKYDVNWYETAIRLLDKQESYTVIPCGGVGNITFVKEQLEKEGYKTLVITDGDSNHYHPLEREIVELYGDLDFINRTFHTDFTHIPKSKHTFFKALTVKDDVAKNILSHWAKKHLTADHPFVQEIAQYL; translated from the coding sequence ATGATTGAACACATCTATATTAAAAATTATAAAGCGTTCAAGCGCGAAAATATTGTCGTTGACAAACACACCTTACTCATCGGTCCATATGATTCCGGTAAAACAACCGTTTTAGAAGCATTGGATCTCTTTTTTAACAATCATTTACGACATGACTTTATTCGGAATACAAAAGAAGACATTGTCATCGAATTGTTGATCAACGACACACGATATCGCAAAGTCTATGCACCACCGGACTACTACATCGATTATCAGAAGTGCATTGGCAATATGTATGACATCAATCACATCCGCTATTTGCACATTGGTAAAACCATCAATAATCAAAAACTACTCAATGATATCTTAACAATCAACCTAACCACCAAACTTGATCCAACAATGCAAGCTCGGATCTTCAAAGTATCGGACTACATCGATGGAACCCTGGGTAATTCCAATTATAAAATCTTTCAAACAACCAGTGATTATCAAATGTACTTCGATGAAGACATTTCATTTACTACCGAAGAATATCAACGAATCTTATCCAATATCACCTATCAATATCTGGTAATAGGAATCGATAATGTCGAGCAACATTTCGACACTGAATCGCTCAAGAAAATCAATCAATACACCTATCAAACCATCTACACAACGAACGATTCAGCGATTGTTAAAACGAACGATTATTACGTCTCGACCCTATATAAAGGGAACAAAAACGATGATTTTGATACCGTTAAGAAACGATTATCATCGAAACAAAACAAGACCTATTTACTGGTTGAAGGCAAGTATGACGTCAACTGGTATGAGACCGCAATTCGCTTATTAGACAAACAAGAATCATATACCGTCATCCCTTGTGGCGGGGTTGGTAATATCACCTTTGTCAAGGAACAACTGGAAAAAGAAGGATACAAAACTTTGGTGATCACCGATGGGGATTCCAATCACTATCATCCCTTAGAGCGAGAGATTGTTGAACTCTATGGTGATCTCGATTTTATCAATCGAACGTTCCATACCGATTTCACACATATACCGAAATCCAAACATACATTTTTTAAAGCCCTCACCGTTAAGGATGATGTGGCGAAGAACATACTAAGTCACTGGGCGAAAAAGCACTTAACGGCGGATCATCCGTTTGTGCAAGAAATCGCACAGTATCTATAA
- a CDS encoding CotH kinase family protein: MLNLWIRRIVIFTGLLAILVGASISYGDSLFLTAPEEIDVIQALLQKREQQEILRAEIEAEIARLEQLEEDAREQREQELLEEQQRLEEEAQALIDAYTLGNRDKPQDYLNLFDNSIKHTFIVDFDTAEWEGLIQDMEDYYDLFGTYRSNNYRKVNVTYITDEETISIQDVGIRSKGNHYSRRLPISNQGDVIPIHYVLKFNETFDTEVGTEEYTLLKTREVFDVEKLIFKWNRNNDPTYLSEVYSMQVFRDAGVPAPMMSLANYIIRIDGEVVFEELYGVQEYIDEEFVRKQLQDIPTKDVGDLYKVIWPGTLEPIYDTSLVGIREWETNTRPVYGLESNDDIMNYQQLIDFTFALDNSNETERKTFIDQSIDVDTMIRAFAASIFLGNPDDYRGNANNYYLYFDQQGVFTYIPFDFDHSLGQGWAGNPVFIDYSLGNDIYTWEGDGFSAATRNIPLIDNILLAYEEYQILYEDYLEAFISDGTFSYAGFSALFNQAEALYGDQYYMVNDKEYYITTKITNVLEDVEQYRAIRKFHS; the protein is encoded by the coding sequence ATGTTGAATCTATGGATTCGACGAATTGTCATCTTTACTGGACTACTAGCAATTCTTGTCGGTGCGTCGATTTCCTATGGTGATAGTTTATTCCTTACTGCACCAGAAGAAATTGATGTCATTCAAGCGCTCCTTCAAAAGCGCGAACAACAAGAAATCTTACGAGCAGAAATTGAAGCAGAAATTGCTCGATTAGAGCAACTAGAAGAAGACGCTCGTGAACAACGAGAACAGGAACTACTTGAAGAACAACAACGTCTTGAAGAAGAGGCTCAGGCACTCATCGATGCCTATACACTTGGCAACAGAGATAAGCCTCAAGACTATCTAAACCTATTCGATAATAGTATCAAACACACATTTATTGTAGATTTTGATACCGCTGAGTGGGAAGGTTTGATCCAAGATATGGAAGACTACTATGATCTATTTGGAACCTACCGCAGCAATAATTATCGGAAAGTAAATGTGACTTATATTACCGACGAAGAGACGATCTCAATCCAAGATGTTGGGATTCGCTCCAAAGGAAATCATTACAGTCGCCGTCTGCCAATATCTAACCAAGGTGACGTGATTCCGATTCATTATGTACTGAAGTTTAATGAAACCTTTGATACTGAAGTTGGTACAGAAGAATATACATTATTAAAGACCCGTGAAGTATTTGACGTTGAGAAACTGATCTTTAAATGGAATCGTAACAATGATCCAACCTACTTAAGTGAAGTCTACAGTATGCAAGTCTTTCGTGATGCAGGTGTTCCCGCACCCATGATGAGCCTTGCAAACTACATTATTCGCATTGATGGTGAAGTCGTCTTTGAAGAACTCTACGGTGTACAGGAATACATTGATGAAGAGTTTGTCCGTAAGCAACTACAAGACATCCCAACCAAAGACGTTGGCGATCTCTACAAGGTTATCTGGCCAGGTACACTAGAACCCATCTACGATACGTCGCTAGTTGGCATCCGTGAATGGGAAACCAACACACGGCCAGTCTATGGCTTAGAATCAAACGATGACATCATGAATTACCAACAGTTAATCGACTTTACCTTTGCCCTTGATAACAGCAACGAAACAGAGCGTAAAACCTTCATTGATCAATCAATTGATGTTGACACCATGATTCGCGCTTTTGCCGCAAGTATCTTTCTCGGTAACCCCGATGATTACCGTGGTAACGCCAACAATTACTATTTATATTTTGATCAACAAGGTGTATTCACCTACATTCCCTTTGATTTTGATCATTCCTTAGGACAAGGATGGGCTGGTAATCCAGTCTTTATCGACTATTCTCTAGGAAACGATATCTATACCTGGGAAGGTGATGGATTTAGTGCTGCGACGAGAAATATACCACTAATTGATAATATATTACTTGCCTATGAGGAGTATCAAATACTCTATGAAGACTACTTAGAAGCCTTTATAAGTGATGGTACCTTTAGTTATGCTGGTTTCAGCGCATTGTTTAATCAAGCAGAAGCATTATACGGCGATCAGTACTATATGGTAAATGATAAAGAATACTACATTACAACCAAAATCACAAATGTACTAGAAGATGTCGAACAATACCGCGCAATACGTAAATTCCACAGTTAA
- a CDS encoding phosphotransferase enzyme family protein, protein MEQYMQQELTDKIIEQAAILYDADPTTITKIGGFENFVYEYHKNKQDYILRFVHSGHRTYDLVLAEIEFIDYLDHHDARVSTVVHSIHDKIAEKITINSEHYFTVSVFEKARGDLVKNEDLTAEFYQMFGREVGKLHRLTKTFNPKHKRPQWYEENFSDIANKYLQYDSEIIDLYQQVEATIKSLPKSIDNYGLIHTDLHFGNMFYDGEKLTFFDFDDSAYKHFLSDIAIIIFYHFRGLDNRHEKYNEKVRFILHNVMKGYQLENMLDLEFFKHLNEFLLLRSVILYVVMTAAGFDQHENPRYREVHAYRREASINNWVAVDLDYVLEGL, encoded by the coding sequence ATGGAACAGTATATGCAACAAGAATTAACCGATAAAATCATTGAACAAGCTGCAATATTATACGATGCAGACCCCACAACAATAACGAAAATAGGTGGATTTGAGAACTTTGTCTACGAATACCATAAAAACAAGCAAGACTATATCTTACGATTTGTTCATAGTGGCCATCGAACTTATGACCTTGTTTTAGCGGAAATTGAATTTATTGATTACCTTGATCATCACGATGCAAGAGTATCTACTGTGGTGCACTCTATCCATGATAAAATCGCTGAAAAAATCACGATTAATAGTGAACACTATTTCACCGTTTCCGTCTTTGAGAAAGCACGAGGGGATCTTGTTAAAAATGAGGATCTCACAGCAGAATTCTATCAGATGTTTGGTCGTGAAGTTGGCAAACTTCACCGCTTAACTAAGACGTTTAATCCAAAACACAAACGTCCGCAATGGTATGAAGAAAACTTTTCAGATATCGCAAATAAGTACTTGCAGTATGATTCGGAAATTATTGATCTATATCAGCAAGTAGAAGCCACGATTAAATCGCTACCAAAAAGCATTGATAACTATGGATTAATTCATACCGATCTACACTTTGGAAACATGTTTTATGATGGCGAAAAACTAACGTTTTTCGACTTTGATGATTCTGCATATAAACACTTTTTAAGCGATATCGCGATCATCATATTCTATCATTTTCGAGGATTGGATAATCGACACGAAAAATATAACGAAAAAGTACGATTTATCCTTCATAATGTAATGAAGGGATACCAATTAGAGAACATGCTAGATCTCGAATTTTTCAAACATCTAAACGAATTCTTATTACTGCGTTCAGTAATTTTATACGTTGTTATGACGGCAGCTGGTTTTGATCAACATGAGAATCCTCGATATCGCGAAGTACATGCATATCGAAGAGAAGCTAGTATCAATAATTGGGTTGCAGTAGACTTAGACTATGTCTTGGAGGGTCTATAA
- a CDS encoding SPL family radical SAM protein, whose amino-acid sequence MEEVHAIHLIHPVQSGQSWFGVTHNTNIYRGCNHGCIYCDSRSSCYQIDNFDTIRVKKEASVKIDQELSTKRKKGVLGFGGMNDPYNSFEKSQEETRKALQSVNKYGFGAHIITKSDLVVRDIDIFQAIQCHSIMNIGITITTADDRLQKRIERSVSTTSDRFKAIKTLIDAGLYAGILMMPILPFINDNWDNIKGIIDQAKEAGAKYIYPSFGVTLRDNQRQYFFQKIGPDLTKQYVDTFKDQYMCISPNAEALKRKFKSYCDECGIIYSMKDIIKGAQNHITTTQLSLF is encoded by the coding sequence ATGGAAGAGGTACATGCTATACATCTCATTCATCCTGTTCAATCTGGTCAATCATGGTTTGGCGTTACTCATAACACCAATATCTATCGTGGTTGTAATCATGGCTGCATCTATTGTGACTCACGAAGCAGTTGTTATCAGATTGATAATTTCGATACAATTCGTGTCAAAAAAGAAGCCTCTGTGAAGATTGACCAAGAATTATCAACAAAACGTAAAAAAGGAGTTCTTGGCTTTGGAGGTATGAACGATCCTTATAATTCCTTTGAAAAATCACAAGAAGAGACCAGGAAAGCTCTTCAATCTGTAAATAAGTATGGTTTTGGAGCACATATCATTACCAAGAGTGATCTTGTTGTTCGTGATATTGATATATTTCAAGCAATTCAATGCCACTCGATAATGAATATCGGGATTACTATTACAACGGCAGATGATCGTTTACAAAAGCGTATTGAACGTTCTGTGTCAACAACTTCGGATCGGTTTAAGGCTATCAAAACCTTAATCGATGCTGGATTGTATGCAGGAATATTGATGATGCCGATTCTTCCCTTTATTAATGATAACTGGGACAATATCAAGGGAATCATTGATCAAGCAAAAGAAGCTGGAGCGAAGTATATCTATCCATCCTTTGGTGTAACCTTGCGTGACAATCAACGTCAATACTTCTTTCAAAAGATTGGTCCCGACTTAACAAAGCAATATGTAGATACCTTTAAGGATCAATATATGTGTATCTCACCGAACGCTGAAGCGCTCAAAAGGAAATTTAAATCGTACTGTGATGAATGTGGCATAATCTATTCGATGAAGGATATCATTAAAGGAGCACAGAATCATATTACAACAACGCAACTTAGCTTATTTTAG
- a CDS encoding NAD(P)-dependent oxidoreductase yields the protein MNVYAEHHRIQEFLQSISMNQVHVVEDRSLADYIITGHYNHDMQTDNLKGIIIPYTGHNGINLDDMRQDNLQLFILPTRSRWVAEKAVTLTLTLLGKTIPYHEQLKQGNWSSRNSEKRIPWASIQDRSVGLFGYGRIGKLIHQFLRGFGCDFYTIDRGKSYPEGIKTVKNLTNLIQLSDIIIISTPLNKTTEGIFDYNQLQRMKHKYLINVGRGKIVDEESLYHALDDNILAGYASDVWYNYPKHKEQQYPSNYPIYEMDNVVLSNHSGGFTEHTNEFVNQDLVQLLEAIASGDTSTQLDLTNLL from the coding sequence ATGAACGTATACGCAGAACATCATCGTATTCAAGAATTTTTACAATCCATATCTATGAATCAAGTTCATGTCGTTGAGGATCGTTCACTAGCAGATTACATCATTACTGGACACTACAACCATGACATGCAAACCGACAATTTAAAAGGTATCATTATTCCTTATACTGGCCATAATGGTATTAACTTGGACGATATGCGACAAGACAACCTACAACTTTTCATCCTACCAACCCGTTCAAGATGGGTTGCTGAAAAAGCGGTAACCCTCACCCTGACTTTACTCGGAAAAACAATTCCCTACCATGAACAATTAAAACAGGGAAACTGGAGTTCGCGTAATAGTGAAAAACGTATACCATGGGCAAGCATTCAAGACCGGAGTGTCGGCCTATTTGGGTATGGTCGAATTGGGAAACTGATTCACCAGTTTCTACGAGGATTCGGTTGTGATTTTTATACCATTGATCGTGGCAAATCATACCCTGAGGGTATCAAAACGGTAAAGAATTTAACCAATTTGATACAGTTAAGCGACATCATCATCATATCTACCCCATTAAATAAAACCACCGAAGGCATCTTTGATTACAACCAATTACAACGGATGAAACACAAATACTTAATCAATGTAGGCCGCGGTAAAATCGTTGATGAAGAATCCTTGTATCACGCACTTGACGATAACATCCTTGCCGGCTACGCTTCCGATGTATGGTACAATTACCCGAAACATAAAGAACAACAATATCCTAGTAACTACCCAATCTATGAAATGGATAACGTTGTGTTATCTAATCATTCCGGTGGATTTACCGAACACACCAATGAGTTTGTCAATCAAGATTTAGTACAATTACTAGAAGCCATCGCTTCTGGTGATACATCGACACAACTCGATCTAACGAACCTACTTTAG
- a CDS encoding LURP-one-related/scramblase family protein, producing MKFYIKQKVFTLKDQFSIMDESGNPIYNVQGKMFSFSNKLQLQNPNGSVVLHAKKQVFRFLPKYFLYDPHDEEVATIERKFGLRPKFEIQAGVDNLRVEGSFFAHSFQIYKDDLIVASIQKKLISWGDSYEIDINDINNTELYLFIVIVLDQIIHEQQRRRHN from the coding sequence ATGAAATTTTATATTAAACAAAAAGTGTTTACCTTAAAAGATCAGTTTAGTATTATGGATGAATCGGGAAATCCGATCTATAACGTCCAAGGAAAAATGTTTAGTTTTTCCAACAAACTTCAACTCCAGAATCCCAATGGTAGTGTTGTCTTGCACGCAAAAAAACAAGTGTTTCGCTTCCTACCAAAATACTTCTTGTACGATCCTCATGATGAAGAAGTAGCGACGATTGAGCGTAAATTTGGTCTTCGTCCAAAATTTGAGATTCAAGCCGGAGTCGATAATTTACGCGTCGAAGGATCCTTCTTTGCCCATTCGTTTCAAATCTACAAAGACGACCTCATTGTCGCCTCAATCCAGAAGAAACTAATCTCCTGGGGGGACAGTTATGAGATTGACATCAATGACATCAACAATACCGAACTCTATCTCTTTATTGTGATTGTCCTCGATCAAATTATCCATGAGCAACAACGACGTCGCCACAACTAA
- a CDS encoding DUF4956 domain-containing protein, with protein MSFSDLINQDIIDLYNAQNISLEVIVFNIIVVFLLSLLILFTYKKSYQTTVYNRSFAVSLPITAMVTSVIIISVASNIILSLGMVGALSIVRFRTALKNPFDTVFMFWAIGLGITIGAGLIIVAILSTLLIAGAVFLLIYLEVFTSTYFLIVRATDPKQEQAILDSVKDVYKKYTLRNKTVKDQALDLTLEVRSKEDKSLLVSQIKDIESVKSVIVLSHQGDYISE; from the coding sequence ATGTCATTTAGTGATTTAATTAATCAGGATATTATTGATTTATACAATGCACAAAACATATCTTTAGAAGTCATTGTATTTAACATTATTGTCGTATTCTTACTTAGTTTACTCATTTTATTTACCTACAAGAAAAGCTATCAAACAACCGTATACAACCGCAGTTTTGCAGTTAGCTTACCAATTACTGCGATGGTTACGAGTGTTATCATTATCTCGGTTGCATCCAACATCATCCTATCGTTAGGGATGGTTGGGGCACTGTCAATCGTTCGTTTCCGGACTGCTCTAAAAAATCCGTTTGATACCGTATTTATGTTCTGGGCGATTGGCCTCGGAATTACCATCGGTGCTGGATTGATCATTGTCGCAATCCTCAGTACTTTATTAATTGCTGGTGCAGTGTTCTTATTGATTTACTTAGAAGTCTTTACATCAACCTACTTCTTGATTGTACGAGCAACCGATCCAAAACAAGAACAAGCGATATTGGATAGTGTTAAGGACGTATATAAAAAATACACATTACGCAATAAAACCGTAAAAGATCAAGCACTTGATCTCACTCTCGAAGTTCGTAGTAAAGAAGATAAATCGTTATTGGTATCCCAAATTAAAGACATTGAATCTGTGAAGAGCGTCATTGTCTTATCTCACCAAGGAGATTATATCTCCGAATAA
- a CDS encoding ATP-dependent DNA helicase has translation MKSIKIAVKEMVEFIHVGGDLTSEFKSNKRAKLGQEAHAFLQAKYGDDDQQEVMVETLYQNDDYELHISGRMDGLLQVNNKPLIEEIKSTQTDLEFMDIDTRPEHLAQVKMYAYMYCKANHLKSIKVRLVYIHIPDYETKSFTKRYNISQLTKFFENTVFEYLNWVTIYDQHQAQKLTSIEGLTFPFEDYREGQYTFMGAIYKTIIANDILYSIAPTGIGKTVAALFSALKAIETERDKVFYLTAKNAGKAIVVDTVNLLKDNGLVAKTVVINNKEHMCLMDTVDCDPDICPYAKGYFDRVQEALNDIFVHKDVYESELIKSYGEYHKICPHEFSLSISNFSDIVICDYNYAFDPRTHLIRYFDEDYYNPILLVDEAHNMIDRSRSMYSSSITKSGLLALKKAAKKVKPSVQSTITKIIKYIDEFATNIELIKQPFYHQEELDEQLLVLLERLVNKLDQILVENKKFPNRDQVLDGYFMCTQFIRISDFYASSYRYILEAKDEDIVITLSCLDASKYILDTIERRAKGAIFFSATLEPVDYHVRLITKGEGKSISIPSPFPQHHLGLFVDDSTSTRYRDRERSIDSIIDNIYAMLETKVGNYIVFFPSYRYLNRVLEQFDTEAYDVVVQERNMNFKTRNKLLQSFDEVGETSTVGFFVMGGSFSEGIDYIGDKLHGVLIVGVAMPQFNPYNELLRNYFDELFETGFDYAYTFPGMNKVIQAVGRVIRTEEDQGIAILFDDRYSHRNYRTLFPKNWQHAITIRVNNYVQNYLEKFWQNIKKSV, from the coding sequence ATGAAATCAATCAAGATTGCAGTGAAAGAGATGGTTGAATTCATCCACGTTGGTGGAGATTTAACCAGTGAATTCAAATCCAATAAGCGTGCGAAGCTTGGCCAAGAAGCGCATGCTTTTTTGCAAGCTAAATACGGAGACGATGATCAGCAAGAAGTTATGGTTGAAACCTTGTATCAAAATGACGACTACGAACTTCACATTAGCGGCCGTATGGACGGCTTATTACAGGTAAACAATAAACCCTTGATTGAAGAAATTAAAAGTACCCAAACCGATCTTGAGTTCATGGACATTGATACCAGGCCCGAACACCTTGCCCAAGTGAAGATGTATGCCTACATGTACTGCAAAGCGAACCATTTAAAATCCATCAAAGTTCGTCTTGTCTATATTCACATCCCGGATTATGAAACCAAATCCTTTACCAAACGATACAACATCAGCCAATTAACGAAATTTTTTGAGAATACCGTTTTTGAATACTTGAACTGGGTGACGATATACGATCAACATCAAGCGCAAAAACTAACCTCGATTGAAGGTCTTACCTTTCCCTTTGAGGATTATCGCGAAGGCCAGTATACGTTTATGGGGGCCATCTATAAAACCATCATCGCTAACGATATTTTATACTCGATTGCCCCAACCGGTATAGGAAAAACTGTAGCCGCGTTATTCTCTGCGTTAAAAGCGATTGAGACCGAACGTGATAAAGTGTTCTACTTAACGGCGAAAAACGCGGGAAAAGCGATTGTCGTTGATACCGTGAACTTATTAAAAGACAACGGCCTTGTAGCCAAAACCGTCGTCATCAATAACAAAGAACATATGTGTCTGATGGACACCGTCGATTGTGATCCGGATATCTGTCCCTATGCCAAAGGGTATTTTGATCGTGTCCAAGAAGCCTTGAATGATATATTTGTTCATAAGGACGTGTATGAATCGGAATTGATTAAAAGTTATGGCGAGTATCATAAAATCTGTCCGCATGAGTTCAGTTTATCCATTTCCAACTTTAGTGACATTGTCATCTGCGATTACAATTACGCTTTTGATCCGCGAACTCATCTTATTCGTTATTTTGATGAAGATTACTACAATCCAATTCTCTTAGTCGATGAGGCTCATAATATGATTGACCGGTCTCGTTCAATGTACTCTTCATCTATCACAAAATCAGGACTTTTAGCGTTGAAAAAAGCTGCGAAAAAAGTCAAACCATCGGTACAGTCAACCATTACGAAAATCATCAAGTATATCGATGAATTTGCGACGAATATTGAACTGATTAAACAACCATTTTATCATCAGGAAGAACTCGATGAACAATTGCTTGTACTTCTCGAACGATTGGTGAATAAACTCGATCAAATTCTCGTGGAAAACAAAAAGTTTCCCAATCGAGATCAAGTACTGGATGGTTATTTCATGTGCACCCAGTTTATTCGCATCAGTGATTTCTATGCCTCATCGTATCGCTATATATTAGAAGCTAAAGATGAAGACATTGTCATTACCTTAAGTTGTCTCGATGCGTCGAAATATATCCTTGATACGATAGAGCGCCGCGCCAAAGGAGCAATTTTCTTTAGCGCGACGTTAGAACCCGTGGATTATCATGTTCGCTTAATCACAAAAGGAGAAGGAAAAAGTATTTCCATTCCGTCCCCCTTCCCCCAACATCACTTGGGTTTATTTGTTGATGATTCAACAAGTACAAGGTACCGTGATCGCGAACGAAGCATCGATAGTATCATTGATAATATCTATGCAATGTTGGAAACCAAAGTTGGGAATTATATTGTGTTCTTTCCCTCTTATCGATATCTAAATCGTGTGTTAGAGCAGTTCGACACGGAAGCTTACGACGTTGTCGTTCAAGAACGAAACATGAACTTCAAGACGAGAAATAAGTTGCTTCAGTCATTTGACGAAGTCGGTGAAACGTCTACAGTAGGCTTTTTTGTTATGGGTGGAAGCTTTAGTGAAGGGATTGATTACATCGGTGACAAATTACACGGTGTCTTAATAGTCGGTGTGGCGATGCCTCAGTTTAACCCCTATAACGAACTGCTGCGTAATTACTTCGATGAACTCTTTGAAACGGGTTTCGATTACGCCTATACATTCCCTGGCATGAACAAAGTTATCCAGGCGGTAGGTCGCGTCATTCGTACTGAAGAGGACCAAGGAATTGCGATTCTTTTTGACGACCGATACAGTCACCGAAACTACCGAACACTGTTTCCAAAAAACTGGCAACACGCGATTACAATTCGGGTAAATAATTATGTGCAAAATTATCTCGAGAAATTTTGGCAAAACATCAAAAAAAGTGTATAA
- a CDS encoding VTC domain-containing protein — MKTTKRFEFKYKITFQDYLTIKPMIESLLIHDQHGEDLSYPVNSLYLDDIYRSGAADKAFGNQFHKKYRIRHYHDESKKKLELKEKVGDESTKHSTMISDAVYQAILSQDLDVLEQHFSDPLIRRFTLDMLRFHLEPMCDIIYQREAFKDESDNLRITFDQSLEVAPFSINNLTEKGSLMHPTTMILEVKYEHYIPKSIKQVLKHVPLQQLSVSKYFLGYTQITP, encoded by the coding sequence GTGAAAACAACAAAACGATTTGAATTCAAATATAAAATTACCTTTCAAGATTACTTAACAATCAAACCGATGATTGAATCTTTATTGATTCATGATCAACATGGAGAAGACCTGTCGTATCCTGTCAATAGCTTATATTTAGATGATATCTATCGATCAGGAGCTGCCGACAAAGCCTTTGGAAATCAGTTCCATAAAAAATACAGAATTCGTCATTATCATGATGAATCGAAGAAGAAACTGGAGCTGAAAGAAAAGGTTGGTGATGAATCAACAAAACATTCAACAATGATTTCCGATGCGGTATATCAGGCAATTTTATCTCAAGATTTGGATGTCTTAGAACAACATTTTTCCGATCCATTAATCCGTCGATTTACGTTAGATATGTTGCGGTTCCATCTCGAACCAATGTGTGATATCATCTATCAACGGGAAGCGTTCAAAGATGAATCGGATAATCTTCGAATCACCTTTGACCAGTCATTGGAAGTAGCTCCGTTTTCAATCAATAATTTAACCGAAAAAGGGAGTTTAATGCATCCAACAACAATGATTTTAGAAGTCAAATATGAACACTACATTCCCAAATCCATTAAACAAGTATTAAAACATGTTCCATTACAACAACTATCGGTATCCAAGTATTTCTTAGGATATACGCAAATTACCCCTTAG